Proteins co-encoded in one Plasmodium reichenowi strain SY57 chromosome 10, whole genome shotgun sequence genomic window:
- a CDS encoding mitochondrial ribosomal protein S22 precursor, putative, translating into MYGGGLRFFRIRGYKFDSLGESQSLSADVIEELDKISMVSLKTIKIPDYIRIKLYNLSKQFIKKKDLEKLGRYMSKKITSRNCVELPKVLPSKLLCYNEEERNNIERMLDKKSYKFLKTFITEYKKKVKDIDQVSISYSEDIRHKINISFFPEVSIAYTLHTFNGKYAVLYRILKEIKLRIPNFLPLHILHVSEIPAIGIIAYTEIFEHPYKHILSIQASEHLLSISKYLTDHIPNIQHQINLYEHTQSSYDLIILSHMLLSLYDHNSRNIFIKNLWNKLSKGGIIIIVENGTPTGFRMLHAIREMFICDLKYDKFHIVAPCPHESICPLALTGKDWCHFSQRVHRLSHHIYCKGSRAKNVEEEKYSYLVIRKEQGPRTKYINEQQTLTLQEKSFFWPRVVMPTIKAAKHVLIDVCSYPHNFQRLVVTKSSPLITNLKTKTGHILKGYGYKNARKLLWGDLWRFTKRVTRPDARLYTPEQTKQHLYRLYKKMNKKKNSHSLVDNKTKEYFDSRSIQY; encoded by the coding sequence ATGTATGGTGGTGGCTTACGTTTTTTTAGAATACGGGGTTACAAATTTGATTCTCTAGGAGAAAGTCAAAGTTTGAGTGCAGATGTTATTGAAGAGTTAGATAAGATAAGTATGGTTTCTTTAAAAACCATAAAAATTCCTGattatataagaataaaattatataatttatcaaaacaatttataaaaaagaaagattTAGAGAAATTGGGACGTTATATGTCTAAAAAAATAACTAGTAGAAATTGTGTTGAGTTACCAAAAGTATTACcatcaaaattattatgttataatgaagaagaaagaaataatatcGAAAGAATGTTAGATAAgaaatcatataaatttttaaaaacatttattacagaatataaaaaaaaagtaaaagaTATAGATCAAGTATCTATAAGTTATTCTGAAGATATAAgacataaaataaatatatcctTTTTCCCTGAGGTATCTATAGCTTATACATTACATACATTTAATGGTAAGTATGCAGTATTATATAGAATTCttaaagaaattaaattaCGTATACCAAATTTTTTACCTTTACATATTTTACATGTTTCTGAAATACCGGCAATTGGTATTATAGCGTATACTGAAATTTTTGAACATccatataaacatattcTTTCTATACAAGCTTCTGAACatttattatctatatctAAATATTTAACAGATCACATACCAAATATACAACatcaaataaatttatatgaacataCACAATCTTCATATGACTTGATAATTTTATCTCATATGCTTCTTTCATTATATGATCATAATTcaagaaatatttttattaaaaactTATGGAATAAACTATCCAAAGGTggtattataattattgtaGAAAATGGTACACCCACAGGCTTTCGTATGTTACATGCTATAAGAGAAATGTTTATATGTgatttaaaatatgataaatttCATATTGTCGCACCATGTCCACATGAAAGTATATGCCCTTTGGCTCTCACAGGAAAAGACTGGTGTCATTTTTCACAAAGAGTACATAGGTTATctcatcatatttattgtaAAGGTAGTCGAGCTAAAAATGtagaagaagaaaaatattcttatcTTGTTATACGAAAAGAACAAGGACCACGTAccaaatatattaatgaacAACAAACTTTAACACTTCAAGAAAAATCCTTTTTCTGGCCCAGAGTTGTTATGCCTACTATAAAAGCAGCAAAACATGTACTCATAGATGTATGCTCTTATCCCCATAATTTTCAAAGGCTTGTTGTTACAAAAAGTTCCCCCCTAATAACAAACCTCAAAACAAAAACGGGCCACATATTAAAAGGATATGGATATAAAAATGcaagaaaattattatgGGGAGACCTATGGAGATTTACTAAAAGAGTAACACGACCCGACGCACGCTTATATACTCCAGAACAAACAAAGCAGCACTTATATcgtttatataaaaaaatgaacaaaaaaaaaaattctcATTCTTTAGTAGACAACAAGACTAAGGAATATTTCGATTCACGTTCCATACAGTATTA
- a CDS encoding merozoite capping protein 1 → MAQLAENTVLDESIQKVEVLNHNGETTSFYNEVEKHKENNEGIVVFTYPKANTPGCTKQAELFKEKHEEFVNNKYVVYGLSADTAEDQLKWKEKLELPYELLCDVDKNLLKLLGLTSEEDKTVRSHLVLKNDFTVSYVKKSVSPGKSATQVLNFLVNGDDGGDGNDEVENEENNNNEDKDNNENDEEDDVQGEVEGEGEGGEEKTADTDKEKPKKSSTSTQKKKGSVSSTVSKKSVKKSNKVVKKNVKVKKEIKKKTNKKADNKKGKNMNSKLMKSNAKGANKKGGKKNSVVKKEDNKKKGKNNNKKNKNQNLKDLKKKNMKSAKGSVSSSNKKLAKGLKDAAKKAGKKIDKKKEQANKKNNNNKNKNKNLSKGNNMKHNKKPAKKVVKKK, encoded by the exons ATGGCTCAATTAGCAGAAA ACACGGTATTAGATGAAAGCATTCAAAAAGTTGAAGTCTTAAATCATAATGGAGAGACAACAAGTTTTTATAATGAAGTCGAAAAACATAAAGAAAACAACGAAGGTATTGTAGTTTTTACATACCCAAAGGCAAATACCCCAGGATGTACAAAACAAGCagaattatttaaagaaaaacatGAAGAATTTGtaaataacaaatatgTTGTTTATGGTTTGTCTGCGGATACTGCTGAGGACCAA CTCAAATGGAAAGAAAAGCTAGAACTTCCTTACGAATTATTATGCGATGTAGACAAGAATTTATTGAAACTATTAGGTTTAACAAGTGAAGAAGATAAAACCGTAAGATCTCACCTTGTTCTTAAGAACGATTTTACCGTTTcttatgtaaaaaaaagCGTGTCCCCAGGAAAGTCAGCAACCCAAGTTTTAAACTTTCTTGTGAATGGTGACGATGGAGGTGATGGAAACGACGAAGtagaaaatgaagaaaataataataatgaagataaggataataatgaaaatgatgaagaagatgATGTTCAAGGAGAAGTTGAAGGTGAAGGTGAAGGTGGTGAAGAGAAAACTGCAGACACCGATAAAGAAAAACCAAAGAAATCATCCACCAGCAcacaaaagaaaaaaggtAGTGTTAGTAGTACTGTTTCTAAAAAGTCCGTAAAAAAAAGTAACAAAgttgttaaaaaaaatgttaaagtaaaaaaagaaataaaaaaaaaaacaaataaaaaagctgataacaaaaaaggaaaaaatatgaacagCAAACTTATGAAAAGCAATGCTAAAGGTGCTAACAAAAAAGgtggaaaaaaaaatagtgttgttaaaaaagaagacaacaaaaaaaaaggaaaaaataataataagaaaaataaaaatcaaaacttaaaagatttaaagaaaaaaaatatgaaatcAGCAAAAGGAAGCGTCTCCTCAtcaaacaaaaaattagCTAAAGGATTAAAGGATGCTGCGAAAAAAGctggaaaaaaaattgacaaaaaaaaagaacaagctaacaaaaaaaataacaataacaaaaataaaaataaaaatctatccaaaggaaataatatgaaaCATAACAAAAAACCAGCCAAAAAGGTCGTCAagaaaaagtaa
- a CDS encoding DNA-directed RNA polymerase II, putative, whose amino-acid sequence GPRYQQYIEDMLRNSVEGQCSVKYGYVICVIRIIHSEPGRVQDGTGMIVVKVKYQAIVFKPFKDEVLDAIVTDVNKLGFFAQAGPLKIFISRTAIPKYFEYSEDLHYPCFSSGDYNIKPQTTVRIKLQGIRYDLSNMFAIATINNEYLGCIESNILQVM is encoded by the exons GGCCCCAGATATCAACAATATATTGAAGATATGTTAAGGAATAGTGTAGAAGGGCAATGTAGTGTAAAATATGGATATGTTATTTGTGTTATTAGAATAATTCATAGTGAACCTGGGCGAGTTCAGGATGGAACTGGTATGATTGTAGTTAAGGTTAAATATCAGGCCATTGTTTTTAAGCCTTTCAAAGATGAg GTATTGGATGCCATTGTAACGGACGTGAACAAGTTAGGTTTTTTTGCTCAGGCAGGTccattaaaaatatttatatcaagAACGGCTATTCCAAAATATTTCGAGTATTCTGAGGATTTACATTACCCCTGTTTTTCCTCAGGAGATTATAACATAAAACCTCAGACAACAGTTCGCATAAAATTACAGGGTATACGATATGATTTATCAAATATGTTTGCCATAGCAACaattaataatgaatatcTTGGATGTATAGAATCTAACATTTTGCAAgttatgtaa
- a CDS encoding 60S ribosomal protein L3, putative, giving the protein MSHRKFERPRHGSLGFLPRKRCKRLRGKIRSFPKDDKEKPPHFTAFMGYKAGMTHIVREVDKPGSKLHKKEIVEACTIIECAPMVVVGIVGYRETPKGLRILSTVWANHVSDEFRRRYYKNWYKSEKKAFTKSLNVPEATKNCLLKRIEKYCTVLRAICHTQPSKTPLRMKKAHIMEIQINGGSMKEKLEFVKEMLEKNLPVSTVFNPNEMIDVISVTKGHGTKGVVSRYGVKRLPRKTHRGLRKVACIGAWHPARVQFQIPRHGQKGYFHRTERNKKIYRIGLKTDKNSASTDADITEKKITPMGGFPHYGVVNEDFLLLKGCVAGTKKRPITLRKTIVPQVSRDALAQVSLKFIDTSSKIGHGRFQTSEEKVKYYGPLKKDLKA; this is encoded by the coding sequence ATGTCACATCGTAAATTTGAAAGGCCACGTCACGGTTCCTTAGGTTTCTTACCCAGGAAAAGATGCAAAAGATTAAGAGGAAAAATTCGATCCTTTCCAAAAGATGATAAAGAGAAGCCTCCACATTTTACAGCATTTATGGGATATAAAGCTGGTATGACACATATTGTTAGAGAAGTAGATAAACCCGGTTCaaaattacataaaaaagaaattgtAGAAGCATGTACTATTATTGAATGTGCTCCTATGGTAGTTGTTGGTATTGTAGGATATAGAGAAACACCAAAGGGTTTACGTATCTTAAGTACTGTTTGGGCTAATCACGTTTCTGATGAATTTAGAAGAAGATATTATAAGAACTGGTACAAATCCGAGAAAAAAGCTTTTACAAAATCATTAAATGTTCCTGAAGCTACAAAAAATtgtttattaaaaagaatagAAAAATACTGTACCGTATTAAGAGCCATATGTCATACTCAACCTTCCAAAACACCCTTACGTATGAAGAAAGCTCATATTATGGAAATTCAAATTAATGGTGGTTCTATGAAAGAAAAACTTGAATTTGTTAAAGAAATGTTAGAAAAGAATCTACCTGTATCTACCGTATTTAACCCTAATGAAATGATAGATGTTATCAGTGTAACCAAAGGACATGGTACAAAAGGTGTTGTAAGCAGATATGGTGTTAAAAGGTTACCCAGAAAAACACACAGAGGTTTAAGAAAAGTTGCTTGTATTGGTGCTTGGCATCCAGCTAGAGTACAATTTCAAATACCAAGACATGGTCAAAAAGGTTATTTCCATAGAACagaaagaaataaaaaaatttatagaATCGGTTTAAAAACGGATAAAAATAGTGCATCCACTGATGCTGATATTAcagaaaagaaaattacACCTATGGGAGGATTTCCACACTATGGTGTTGTTAATGAagattttcttttattaaaagGTTGCGTAGCTGGAACCAAGAAAAGACCAATCACTTTAAGAAAAACTATTGTACCTCAAGTTTCAAGAGATGCACTTGCACAAGTTTCACTTAAATTTATTGATACATCCTCTAAAATTGGACACGGTAGATTCCAAACCAGCGAAGAAAAGGTTAAATACTATGGACCACTTAAAAAAGATTTAAAAGcttaa
- a CDS encoding methyltransferase, putative (part of same gene as PRSY57_1027300B~gap found within coding sequence) encodes YYKRTYKVTNILKVNGIGLRKWDCEKIKNFISKFDVTCMIYLIDNEDMIYIEFYRKKDCTFVYKFFNDTLPTGSTLSTSDVSAEYANIKYEINNNSCTIYSCDYSCLLKHKDYITIINNVLDKNLSDEILENYKNEKWLMYTKNDEINVGYYFCRNIPNKIYKSYCISKLDSFFSLEFLERITNIFNNRQPNQITILNCHLKKAIEYVIESSYIFDEEIAFLVLGNELPMSFLDIRN; translated from the exons aTATTACAAAAGAACATACAAAGTAACGAATATATTAAAGGTAAATGGTATTGGTTTAAGGAAATGGGATTGtgagaaaataaaaaattttatttctaaATTTGATGTTACTTgtatgatatatttaatagATAATGAGgatatgatttatatagAATTTTATAGAAAGAAGGATTGCACGTTTGTTTATAAATTCTTCAACGat aCTTTGCCGACTGGGTCGACATTAAGTACATCTGATGTGAGTGCAGAATATGCCAATATAAAATAcgaaataaataacaattCTTGTACAATTTATTCTTGTGATTATTCTTGTTTATTAAAACATAAGGattatataacaattattaataatgttcttgataaaaatttatcAGATGAAATTCTTgagaattataaaaatgaaaaatggTTAATGTACACAAAAAATGATG AGATCAATGTCGGATATTATTTCTGTCGAAATATTccaaataaaatatataaatcttACTGTATTTCAAAATTAGATTCCTTTTTTTCTCTAGAGTTTTTAGAACGAATAAccaatatatttaataatagaCAACCTAACCAAATTACTATATTAAATTGTCACCTCAAAAAAGCTATAGAATATGTTATTGAATCAAGTTACATTTTTGAc gAAGAAATAGCCTTTTTAGTGTTAGGAAACGAATTACCCATGTCATTTCTTGATATACGAAAC
- a CDS encoding methyltransferase, putative (part of same gene as PRSY57_1027300A~gap found within coding sequence) has protein sequence AYEQQENVVGNRKFDSQDIFVPWYFQQQYKTEGYDDDAEGGGEEEPEKEKEKEKEKEKEKEESHKFKPVKKDLVKLERYYHVFKKEELYELCNSIEEVKVEKFYFDCNNWGIILRKIF, from the exons GGCCTATGAACAACAAGAAAATGTTGTAGGAAATAGAAAATTTGATTCTCAGGATA TATTCGTACCTTGGTACTTTCAACAGCAATATAAAACAGAAGGATATGATGATGATGCAGAAGGAGGAGGAGAAGAAGAACcagaaaaagaaaaagaaaaagaaaaagaaaaggaaaaggaaaaagaagaaagtCATAAGTTTAAACCCGTAAAAAAAg aTCTTGTGAAATTAGAAAGATATTACcatgtttttaaaaaagaagaattatACGAATTATGTAATAGCATCGAAGAAGTAAAGGTTGagaaattttattttgattgTAATAACTGGGGAAttatattaagaaaaattttttaa
- a CDS encoding protoporphyrinogen oxidase, translated as MSEYKKYNVPSHEIYDVILIGGGLFNCCLYYYLKLRNSELSIIIVEKEENLGGYIKTYTYNIDDKRILLELGPNMFKLCNESYNLINELNLLSSVRLLDDKLIRYIYKKHDKLYPLYLNIFSYLSFPLINISNKIKLLFKLIFKQYKHLNSYTNDISVENYMNDNFDSQHYNFLLLPFIYGSCAGNGKISAVSFFSRNLKLFHNKVNSLYIWNEKIKSEEKNRNTKCVNNNTFIYQHMNKKKKKKNFNLFTPYYNFFYISNKNMKMDVYLNVLYNYYSSNKKTEKKNINLFTPYYNFFYISNKNMKMDVYLNVLYNYYSSNKMKEKKNINLFTPYYNFFYISNKNMKMDVYLNVLYNYYSSNKKTEKKNLFNYICYRIHILLLHMKQFSINIFRHISIFLKCTYQFFYPFLMLPDLAKWTTSHFDDDEKKKKKNWIGKTVTFKNGLYELIDKLKSHMNKEFIYTNHEVDFIEKAYNNLWMCNIKRENQNKTIYGKNIVLAVNSKICSNIMRNILPLNIKDILLNFQYSSIISISLYFKKNDINIPKNFFGFLSSDKCAHILGCFHINNMFKERCHDDNNKVLLTLYMGGSNHPNDITLDEYEIKEIISNDLKNIFDIYNDAQPNILKIHKWKDAIPFYSYNYEKLLKKVMEELNKSSYKNLYLDSGWITGTSISDRIRSAQDLCEYIFSRTTLLS; from the coding sequence ATGAGcgaatataaaaaatataatgtacCTTCACATGAAATTTATGATGTTATTTTAATTGGTGGTGGCCTATTTAATTGCTGCCTGtactattatttaaaattaagaAATTCTGAACTGtctataataatagtagaaaaagaagaaaatttaGGGGGGTATATAAAgacatatacatataatattgatgataaaagaatattattagaGTTAGGTCCGAATATGTTTAAATTATGTAATGAGAgttataatttaattaatgaACTTAATTTACTTTCTAGTGTTAGATTATTAGACGATAAACttataagatatatatataaaaaacatgataaattatatcctttgtatttaaatatattttcttatttatctttccctttaataaatatttcaaataaaattaaattacTCTTCAAATTAATCtttaaacaatataaacatttaaaTTCCTATACAAACGATATATCTGtggaaaattatatgaatgatAATTTCGATTCACaacattataattttttacttttacCTTTTATATATGGCTCGTGTGCAGGTAATGGCAAAATATCTGCAGTTTCCTTCTTCTCAAGAAATTTAAAGctttttcataataaagTGAActctttatatatatggaatgagaaaattaaaagcgaagaaaaaaataggAATACAAAATgtgttaataataatacttttatttatcaacatatgaataaaaaaaaaaaaaaaaaaaattttaatttatttacaccatattataattttttttatatttcaaataaaaacatGAAAATGgatgtatatttaaatgtCTTATACAATTACTATTCATCAAATAAGAAgacagaaaaaaaaaatattaatttatttacaccatattataattttttttatatttcaaataaaaatatgaaaatggatgtatatttaaatgtCTTATACAATTACTATTCCTCAAATAAgatgaaagaaaaaaaaaatattaatttatttacaccatattataattttttttatatttcaaataaaaacatGAAAATGgatgtatatttaaatgtGTTATACAATTACTATTCCTCAAATAAGAAgacagaaaaaaaaaatctatttaattatatttgttacaggattcatattttgttattacatatgaaacaattttctattaatatatttcgtcatatttctatatttttaaaatgtacATACCAATTCTTTTACCCTTTTTTAATGTTACCTGATCTAGCCAAATGGACGACTAGCCATTttgatgatgatgaaaaaaaaaaaaaaaaaaattggaTTGGAAAAACTGTTACTTTTAAAAATGgtttatatgaattaatagataaattaaagagtcatatgaataaagaatttatatatacaaatcATGAAGTAGATTTTATTGAAAAGGCTTATAACAATTTATGGATGTGTAACATCAAACGtgaaaatcaaaataaaacaatatatgGTAAAAACATTGTTTTAGCTGTAAATTCGAAAATATGTTCAAATATTATGAGGAACATTTTACCGCTTAACATAAAAGATATACTTTTAAATTTTCAATATTCTAGTATTATAAgtatatcattatattttaagaaaaacgatataaatattccaaaaaatttttttggATTTTTATCATCTGATAAATGTGCACATATCTTGGGATgttttcatataaataatatgtttaaaGAAAGATGTcatgatgataataataaagtaTTGTTAACTTTATATATGGGTGGATCAAATCATCCAAATGATATTACTTTAGATGAATATgaaattaaagaaataatttcaaacgatttaaaaaacatatttgatatatataatgatgcACAACctaatattttaaaaatacacAAATGGAAAGACGCAATACcattttattcatataattacGAGAAACTCTTAAAAAAAGTTATGGAGGAATTAAACAAATCctcttataaaaatttgtaCCTCGATTCTGGATGGATAACTGGAACGTCTATATCGGATAGAATAAGATCTGCACAGGATTTGTGCGAATATATCTTTTCCCGTACGACTCTTCTATcataa
- a CDS encoding zinc finger, C3HC4 type, putative — MDEENERERLRIRMSLNDLILILSVCYSVGDIFVQWNEFSKCYKPIQLWLVVSFISIVLYRLSHFLAQYLSNDNDDFIIYRRNNPPYYISFLVLFVLFPFFFIWNIIGTIWIYQIIKYTPNCLPRNNHPWFIVLWIVLCYIWILLYLFFIILSIYLEYQSRIYERTITNIQTDDIFSRWTDNIDLMRDYGIFIYRNGLRLKQIENLPFYYIKNISNESKCSICLNDFQIDECVRTLLLCNHTFHKSCIDLWLIRSATCPNCKSPIASQGIFMNI, encoded by the coding sequence atggaCGAGGAAAACGAAAGAGAACGGTTAAGAATTCGCATGAGCCTAAACgatttaatattaatactGTCAGTTTGTTATTCAGTTGGTGATATATTTGTTCAATGGAATGAGTTTTCGAAATGTTATAAACCGATACAATTATGGCTTGTTGTTTCATTCATTTCTATTGTATTATACAGATTATCTCATTTTCTTGCTCAATATTTAagtaatgataatgatgatttcataatatatagaagAAACAATCCACCTTATTATATTAGCTTCTTAGTACTGTTTGTTCtgtttccttttttttttatttggaATATTATAGGAACAATATGGATATAtcaaattataaaatacaCTCCAAATTGTTTACCCAGAAATAATCATCCTTGGTTTATTGTTCTCTGGATTGTACTTTGCTATATATGgattttgttatatttattttttattatcctATCCATATATCTCGAATATCAATCAAGAATTTATGAAAGGACCATAACGAATATACAAACGGATGATATATTCTCCAGGTGGACAGATAATATCGACTTAATGAGAGACTATggtatttttatttatagaaATGGATTAAGATTAAAACAAATAGAAAATTTGccattttattatatcaaaaatatttccAACGAATCCAAATGTTCTATATGCTTAAATGATTTCCAAATCGATGAATGTGTAAGAACATTGTTATTATGTAATCACACTTTTCATAAATCTTGTATTGATTTGTGGCTAATCAGAAGTGCTACCTGTCCAAATTGCAAATCACCTATTGCATCGCAAGGTATTTTTATGAACATTTAA
- a CDS encoding rRNA-processing protein EBP2, putative, with amino-acid sequence MKVAKKSVEKQLKKKTLKVKKQTENSTGYMEKKKINKKEKKKYNNNYNNDNIKEEEDILLNQDDFEKKKKKSLENKILLSKKLKEIKLQFKDDDTINNKKKNNWIERLDITSTEYYYLKRTELFGISESREKQLQNITHMNVIQALQKLQELNIKFNRPYDFLADMLKSDIHMEKIRQKILREHEQAELRENNKLKRINKKFLKKCGSQKIKTHKEALEKKQNLLKIDQLKKTNNLQNLNVQEFFLKHSKDRDYKAGKITEKKDMKHKKKNFNNKAKKDKAFKNKQIEKKTSINNKRKGSSKNSSKSKKMKKKHKLRK; translated from the coding sequence ATGAAGGTAGCTAAAAAAAGTGTTGAAAAACAGTTGAAGAAGAAAACtttaaaagtaaaaaaacaaacagAAAATAGTACTGGatatatggaaaaaaaaaaaataaataaaaaagaaaaaaaaaaatataacaataattataataatgataatataaaggaAGAAGAGGATATTCTTCTTAATCAAGATgattttgaaaaaaaaaaaaaaaaatctcttgaaaataaaattttattatccaaaaaattaaaagaaataaaattacaatttaaagatgatgatactattaataataagaagaaaaataattgGATCGAAAGATTAGATATTACTAGTAcagaatattattatttaaaaagaacAGAACTATTTGGAATATCAGAGTCAAGAGAAAAAcaattacaaaatataacaCATATGAATGTTATTCAAGCTTTACAAAAACTCCaagaattaaatattaaattcaATAGACCATATGATTTCTTAGCTGATATGCTAAAGTCTGATATACACATGGAAAAAATTAgacaaaaaatattaagaGAACATGAACAAGCTGAACTTagagaaaataataaacttaaacgaattaataaaaagttccttaaaaaatgtggatcacaaaaaattaaaactCATAAAGAAGCTctagaaaaaaaacaaaaccTCTTAAAAATTGATCAGTTAAAAAAAACGAACAATTTACAAAATCTTAATGTACAAGAATTCTTCTTAAAACATTCCAAAGATCGTGATTACAAAGCTGGAAAAATAAcggaaaaaaaagatatgaaacataaaaaaaaaaattttaataacaaagcaaaaaaggataaagctttcaaaaataaacaaatagaaaagaaaacaagcataaataataaaaggaaGGGTTCCTCAAAAAATTCCAgtaaaagtaaaaaaatgaaaaaaaaacataaacTTAGGAAGTAA